The following is a genomic window from Methyloceanibacter stevinii.
AAGGCGCCGAGCGCGAAGGCAAGGGTCACGGGAGATTTCATCATTGTCTCTCACGTTTCGAGAGCTGACGGCCACGCCCTCATCGAGAAACTTGCCTGCGGCCGGCCGATGCCGCTTCGGGACCATGTCCCGACCTCCCCCAGTTAGAATAAGTCTAATAGGAATTACCAGAATTCCCAAGCCGGTTACCGTCCGCAAAGGCTGCGGCCGTGCCCTATCCGGTCACGATGTCGTGACGACATCCAGGCCGTATGCGGCGGCGGCTTCCTCGAGCCAGCCATAGAAGCTGCCGGCAACGCTGCGAAAGACCGCCAGATCGAAAGCCTCGCCGTCCCGCCAGACCAGGACGCCCATATGGCTGATATTGGTGACGGCTGCCGCGCCGTCGACGAAGACGTTCGGGTCGAGATCGATAGCGAGCCCCTTGGCCAGCACATCGCGGACGGCAGGCCCTTCGACGCGAACCACGGCCCGGCCACTGCTGTGGTCGGCGACAGAAGCCAGCCCTTCGAGCTTCTTGGCGAGATCATTCGCCAGAGCCTCGTTCGCATGGGTCTCGGATACGGCGAACCATTGACCGGGGCCGACGCCGACAAAGCGGACGCCCTTGCCTATGGCCGACACGGGCCCGTTCGGGAGCGCCACGCCATAGGCGGCATGGATCGCGGCATCGAGGGCGGCCGCTTGACCTTTGCGGACTTCGAGCGTCGCCAGACCGAGATCGGCGCGCTCCTGTAAGGTAACGCCCGCTTGGCCGTCGGGCCTGCCATGACGACCCGGGACCGATACGCCTGAAGAGCGGACATGGATTTCAGCTTAGACACGGAGCCGCCCCCCTTCCGGATCGACAAAGTGAGGACTGCACACCTCGGCCAGCGTTTCGTAGTTGCGCAACGGATCGCAGACCTTGACCACCTCGCCGTACGCGCGGGACCGTCGGACAGCATGGCCAGCCCAATGAAGCTCTGAAGCTCCGGTGAATAGGCCTGAGACGTCACATAGCCCTGATCGTTCTCGGCATTGGCTGCGGCGTTCCTGGGAACAAGGTGCGCGCCCGCGTTGATCCGCATCTTCGGATCGAGCGGCTTGAGGCCGACCATCGCGGCCCGCGCGGATTCGTTCAGCGCGTCGCGCTCACCCATGAAGCGGCCGATGAAGTCCTTCTTCTTGGACATCATCTTCCCGAGTCCGAGATCGTGCGCCGTGGTTTGACCGTTGAGCTCGGGCCCCGCGGCATGGCCCTTCTCGATCCGCATGACGCCGAGCGCGTCGGTGCCGTAGGGCGCGATGCCATGCTCGGCGCCGGCCACCATGATCGCGCGGATCAACCCATCGCCAAACCGTGCGGGCACCCCGATCTCATAGGCGAGTTCGCCGGAGAACGAGAGCCGGAAAACCGGGCCGCGTACCGCCGCACACCGTGAAGGTGCCGCACGCCATGTAGGGGAAGGCTTCGTTCGAAATATCCTGGCCTGCATCGAGCAACGCCTCGATGACCTTCGGGCGTTTGGACCCGCGACTGCATACTGTGCCCATTGTTCGGTCTGCGACACGGTCTGCACGTCGAGCTCGGGCCACAGCACTTGCTGGCAGAACTCCAGGTGCTGACTGACCTTCACCGCGTTGGCCGTCGTCGTCGTCATGTAGAAATGGTCGTCGGCCAGGCGCGCGGTCGTTCCGTCGTCCATGGCAAAGCCATCCTCGCGCAGCATCAGACCGTAGCGTGCCTTGCCCACGGCGAGCTTGGAGAAGCCATTGATGTAGACACGGTCGAGGAACGTTGCCG
Proteins encoded in this region:
- a CDS encoding sarcosine oxidase subunit gamma; the protein is MSAIGKGVRFVGVGPGQWFAVSETHANEALANDLAKKLEGLASVADHSSGRAVVRVEGPAVRDVLAKGLAIDLDPNVFVDGAAAVTNISHMGVLVWRDGEAFDLAVFRSVAGSFYGWLEEAAAAYGLDVVTTS